Proteins from a single region of Leptolyngbya sp. CCY15150:
- the kdpA gene encoding potassium-transporting ATPase subunit KdpA, translating into MAQGFFQLAIALAILLAVAPFLGTYMARVFMGLRTLLDPVVGPVERLLFAAGGVAHQRSMTGGQYIRAILVSNLVMATFVFIIFMLQGGLPLNPTALDAPNWDLALHTAISFVTNTNQQHYSGETTYTYFSQVGALGFLMFTSAATGIAVAIAFIRGLTGNALGNFYVDLTLSITRILLPISIVGAIALVIAGVPETFAGPAVAQTLEGATQYIARGPVAHFEIIKELGENGGGFFGINSAHPYENPNNFTNLFTNIIMLVIPAGLILTYGIMAGKPRQGWLIFGMVFIFYAVLIAIAAVGEFQGNPLVNSMLGEQAPNLEGKEVRFGWALTALWAVSTTGTMCGAVNGMHDSLMPPGGFATLSDMFLQIIWGGQGTGTAYLFVFLILTVFLTGLMVGRTPEFLSRKIEKREIVLASIILLAHPIAILIPGAITLAFPETLAGISNPGFHGISQVIYEYASAAANNGSGFEGLGDDTLWWNLSASFSLIVGRYMPIIALIYLADSMAQKQPVPETAGTLYTDSFLFTGVTAGTILILGALTFLPVLALGPIAEGFAIAKAASGG; encoded by the coding sequence ATGGCTCAGGGATTTTTTCAGTTAGCGATCGCTTTAGCGATTTTATTGGCAGTAGCGCCATTCCTCGGCACCTACATGGCGCGAGTGTTCATGGGGCTAAGAACGCTGCTTGACCCAGTAGTCGGCCCTGTAGAGAGACTGTTGTTCGCTGCCGGCGGCGTTGCACATCAACGGTCTATGACTGGCGGCCAATACATCCGGGCCATTCTGGTGAGCAACCTGGTGATGGCGACCTTCGTGTTTATTATCTTCATGTTGCAAGGAGGACTGCCGCTCAATCCAACGGCTTTGGACGCACCGAACTGGGACTTAGCGCTACATACGGCTATTTCGTTTGTGACCAACACGAACCAGCAGCATTATTCCGGCGAAACCACCTATACTTACTTCTCGCAGGTTGGGGCACTGGGCTTTTTAATGTTTACCTCAGCAGCAACGGGGATTGCGGTGGCGATCGCCTTCATACGTGGCCTGACGGGGAACGCCCTGGGCAACTTCTACGTTGACCTGACCCTGTCCATTACACGGATTCTGCTGCCTATTTCGATCGTAGGGGCGATCGCCCTAGTGATTGCAGGAGTGCCAGAAACCTTTGCTGGCCCTGCCGTTGCTCAAACGCTAGAAGGGGCAACCCAATATATCGCCCGTGGCCCGGTGGCCCATTTTGAAATTATCAAAGAACTAGGCGAAAACGGCGGCGGCTTCTTCGGCATCAACTCTGCTCATCCCTACGAAAACCCGAATAACTTCACCAACCTGTTCACCAACATCATCATGCTGGTGATTCCGGCAGGGCTGATTTTGACCTACGGCATCATGGCGGGCAAACCTCGCCAGGGTTGGCTTATCTTTGGCATGGTATTTATCTTCTACGCCGTCCTGATCGCGATCGCTGCTGTAGGAGAGTTTCAGGGTAATCCTTTGGTCAACAGCATGTTGGGGGAGCAAGCTCCTAATCTTGAAGGTAAAGAGGTGCGCTTTGGCTGGGCACTTACGGCACTCTGGGCCGTTTCAACCACAGGAACCATGTGTGGTGCCGTCAACGGAATGCACGATTCCCTGATGCCACCCGGTGGTTTTGCTACCCTCTCAGATATGTTTTTGCAAATCATTTGGGGTGGACAAGGTACAGGGACGGCTTATCTATTCGTGTTTCTAATTTTGACCGTGTTTTTAACTGGGTTGATGGTAGGACGCACGCCCGAATTCCTCAGCCGTAAAATCGAGAAGCGTGAAATCGTCCTAGCCAGCATCATTTTGCTGGCTCACCCCATCGCCATTCTAATTCCCGGCGCAATTACGTTAGCCTTTCCTGAAACCTTAGCGGGCATTAGTAACCCTGGCTTCCATGGCATTTCCCAGGTGATTTATGAATATGCCTCCGCTGCCGCTAACAACGGCTCCGGCTTCGAAGGGTTAGGGGATGACACCCTTTGGTGGAACCTCAGCGCTAGCTTCTCGCTCATCGTGGGTCGCTATATGCCGATTATTGCCCTGATTTATTTAGCCGACAGCATGGCCCAGAAACAGCCCGTACCAGAAACCGCAGGCACCCTCTACACTGACAGCTTCTTGTTCACAGGCGTAACCGCAGGTACTATTCTTATCCTTGGTGCGTTAACGTTCCTGCCTGTGTTGGCGTTGGGGCCAATTGCGGAAGGGTTTGCGATCGCGAAAGCAGCGAGTGGTGGGTAA
- the kdpB gene encoding potassium-transporting ATPase subunit KdpB, which produces MTSSSQTRHQPGGPREGRRHTPKVNMSGLYQRAFQEAFFKLDPRVTVKNPVMFVVWVGTIITILLTFNPGLFGPVPDNPVLFNALIAVILFFTLVFANFAEAVAEGRGKAQADALRSTKSETTARKILADGSIKEVYSTSLSRGDRIKVIAGDIIPADGEVLDGVASVDESAITGESAPVLKEAGSDVASSVTGGTKIISDELTIQVTADPGKGFIDRMIALVEGAERSKTPNEIALTVLLAVLTLVFLIVVVTLPTPAAYVDSPVSVAILIALLVALIPTTIGGLLSAIGIAGMDRVAQFNVVATSGRAVEACGDINTLVLDKTGTITLGNRLAEEFIPLNGHSPDKVASVALAASIFDTTPEGKSIVRLAQQQGATLAFDQTTAEAVEFSARTRMSGTNLPDGGEIRKGAVDAIRGFVRSRGGTVPEGLDQAFEKVSRLGGTPLALCQNDDIYGVIYLKDIIKPGINERFDQLRRMGVRTVMLTGDNRITAEVIAREAGVDDFVAEATPEDKIQVIQAEQAEGKLVAMTGDGTNDAPALAQANVGLAMNSGTQAAKEAANMVDLDSDPTKLIDLVTIGKQLLITRGALTTFSIANDIAKYFAIIPAMFASAGIGALNIMGLHSPQSAVLSALIYNALIIPALIPLALKGVQFRPLTANQLLQRNMLIFGLGGVIAPFIAIKFIDLMVGNIGLA; this is translated from the coding sequence ATGACCAGTTCTTCTCAAACCCGGCATCAACCCGGTGGCCCTCGCGAAGGGCGACGACATACGCCCAAAGTAAACATGTCCGGTCTTTATCAGCGGGCATTCCAAGAGGCATTTTTCAAGCTCGATCCGCGAGTTACCGTGAAAAATCCCGTCATGTTTGTGGTGTGGGTTGGCACGATCATCACAATTCTGCTCACGTTCAACCCAGGACTATTTGGCCCTGTGCCCGATAATCCGGTGCTGTTCAACGCTTTGATTGCCGTCATCCTGTTCTTCACCCTTGTTTTTGCCAACTTTGCCGAAGCCGTAGCCGAAGGTCGCGGTAAGGCTCAGGCTGATGCGCTGCGCTCTACTAAGTCAGAAACCACAGCTCGCAAAATTTTGGCTGATGGCTCAATCAAAGAAGTGTATTCCACCAGCTTAAGTCGGGGCGATCGCATCAAAGTGATCGCTGGCGATATCATTCCCGCCGATGGAGAAGTTTTGGATGGAGTAGCGTCCGTGGATGAATCAGCCATCACGGGGGAATCGGCCCCCGTACTGAAGGAAGCAGGTTCGGATGTTGCCAGCTCTGTCACCGGCGGTACTAAGATTATTTCCGATGAGCTGACAATCCAGGTCACAGCCGATCCGGGTAAGGGCTTTATTGACCGCATGATTGCCCTCGTCGAAGGAGCCGAACGCAGCAAAACTCCTAACGAAATTGCCTTGACGGTGCTGCTAGCGGTGTTGACCCTGGTGTTCTTGATTGTGGTAGTGACCTTGCCAACTCCAGCAGCTTACGTGGACAGTCCAGTCAGCGTGGCTATTCTCATTGCCCTTTTGGTAGCCCTCATCCCCACCACAATCGGTGGCTTGTTGAGCGCGATCGGCATTGCCGGGATGGATCGCGTGGCGCAGTTCAACGTGGTCGCGACTTCGGGACGAGCGGTCGAAGCCTGCGGCGATATCAACACCCTAGTGTTGGATAAAACGGGCACCATTACCTTAGGTAATCGCTTAGCTGAGGAGTTTATTCCTCTCAATGGTCACAGTCCCGATAAAGTCGCTTCTGTGGCCCTAGCTGCCAGCATCTTTGATACAACCCCCGAAGGTAAATCCATCGTGCGACTGGCACAACAGCAAGGTGCTACCCTGGCATTCGACCAGACAACAGCGGAAGCAGTGGAATTTTCAGCCCGTACCCGGATGAGCGGAACCAATCTTCCCGATGGCGGCGAAATTCGCAAAGGGGCCGTAGACGCGATTCGCGGCTTTGTTCGATCCCGTGGCGGCACCGTGCCTGAAGGGCTGGATCAGGCTTTTGAAAAGGTATCTCGTTTAGGCGGTACACCGCTGGCTCTTTGTCAGAACGATGACATCTACGGCGTAATCTACCTGAAAGACATCATCAAACCCGGCATTAACGAACGGTTTGACCAACTGCGACGCATGGGGGTTCGCACCGTCATGCTGACCGGCGACAACCGGATTACCGCCGAAGTTATCGCACGAGAAGCTGGAGTCGATGACTTTGTCGCCGAAGCCACCCCTGAAGATAAAATCCAGGTTATTCAAGCCGAGCAGGCAGAAGGTAAGCTGGTGGCGATGACGGGTGACGGCACCAATGATGCTCCTGCTCTAGCCCAGGCCAACGTCGGTTTAGCGATGAACTCCGGCACCCAGGCTGCCAAGGAAGCTGCCAACATGGTAGACCTCGACTCCGACCCCACCAAGCTCATTGATCTAGTCACCATCGGCAAACAGTTGCTGATTACTCGTGGGGCATTGACCACGTTCTCGATCGCCAACGACATTGCCAAATACTTTGCGATTATTCCAGCCATGTTTGCCTCAGCAGGTATCGGCGCACTCAACATCATGGGCTTGCATAGTCCCCAATCTGCTGTCCTATCTGCTCTGATCTACAACGCCCTGATCATTCCAGCTCTGATTCCTCTGGCGTTGAAAGGGGTGCAGTTCCGCCCCCTAACCGCCAATCAACTCCTGCAGCGCAATATGCTGATCTTTGGTTTGGGCGGTGTTATTGCTCCCTTTATTGCCATCAAGTTTATTGACCTTATGGTCGGGAATATTGGCTTAGCCTAG
- a CDS encoding response regulator transcription factor — MTSPLKILLVEDDELFRLGLATRLQQEPMLEIAAEAEDGETALDLITQQMFDIVVLDVGLPGIGGVETCRQMKQLSPHLPILILTSHSQPPLINRLIEAQAQGYCLKGVAAESLILAIQSIAAGASWWDAQATAQIRAQFQQPSPEPLLPAPVLDNPLTQREREILALVASGKSNSEIAETLYIAAGTVRVHVHAILQKLEVRDRTQAAVLALQKGLIHPKDTPPDHG; from the coding sequence ATGACGTCTCCCCTTAAGATTTTGTTAGTTGAAGATGATGAATTGTTTCGGCTAGGGTTGGCTACGCGACTCCAGCAAGAGCCGATGCTAGAAATTGCGGCTGAGGCCGAAGATGGGGAAACGGCCCTAGATTTGATCACTCAACAGATGTTCGACATCGTGGTTTTAGATGTCGGTCTACCGGGTATTGGTGGAGTGGAAACCTGTCGGCAAATGAAGCAACTCTCGCCCCATTTACCCATCTTGATCCTAACTTCCCATTCTCAACCCCCACTGATTAACCGCCTTATCGAAGCTCAGGCTCAAGGCTATTGCCTAAAAGGAGTGGCGGCCGAATCCTTAATTCTAGCGATTCAGTCCATAGCAGCAGGCGCTTCTTGGTGGGATGCTCAAGCTACAGCGCAAATTCGTGCCCAATTTCAACAGCCCAGTCCCGAACCACTCTTGCCTGCACCCGTACTAGACAATCCCCTCACCCAACGAGAACGGGAGATTTTAGCGTTAGTTGCTAGCGGCAAAAGTAACTCAGAAATTGCCGAGACTCTTTACATTGCGGCGGGTACTGTCCGTGTCCACGTTCACGCCATTTTGCAAAAACTTGAGGTGCGCGATCGCACCCAAGCTGCTGTGCTAGCCCTACAAAAAGGTCTCATTCATCCTAAAGATACTCCTCCTGATCATGGGTAG
- a CDS encoding Hsp20/alpha crystallin family protein: MTLIRWQPYREVNTLHQQLDRLLDNVLAPISVAQQDWLPTMPAAELSETEEALLLKLEVPGMEPKDLNVEVTEQSVSISGERKSETSHEENGSTRSEFRYGKFQRVIPLPTRVQNTKVEANYKDGILMLTLPKTEEVKNKVVKVNLG; this comes from the coding sequence ATGACACTCATTCGTTGGCAACCCTATCGTGAAGTGAATACCCTTCATCAACAACTCGATCGACTGTTGGATAATGTTTTGGCTCCCATATCTGTTGCTCAACAAGATTGGCTTCCTACCATGCCCGCAGCAGAACTTAGTGAAACAGAAGAAGCTCTATTGCTGAAGCTGGAAGTGCCAGGAATGGAACCTAAGGATCTGAATGTAGAAGTAACAGAACAGTCGGTTTCTATCAGCGGTGAACGTAAGTCTGAAACCAGCCATGAAGAAAATGGATCGACTCGTAGCGAATTCCGCTATGGCAAGTTCCAACGCGTCATCCCACTACCTACCAGGGTGCAAAATACTAAGGTAGAAGCCAACTATAAAGATGGCATTCTCATGCTGACGTTGCCCAAAACTGAAGAAGTTAAAAACAAGGTTGTGAAGGTTAACCTTGGATAA
- a CDS encoding HAMP domain-containing sensor histidine kinase, with amino-acid sequence MPRSRPFSHFEQFIQARHRIHWLISIIFVLVILLEYSTPPPYVFGYLYVGAVLIASTRLSRRATIWVTAIAIALTLLNLLIPGVVIVAPDTVANRVITVLALGVTGWLGDRLQAYEQAITRQRLQLQAQEQLAQMREDFVSTLTHDLKTPMLGALETLQALRSENFGAVSLAQRRVFDVMTRSHQKTLQLVETLMDVYRNDSEGLKLHRQQLDLLTLAEEAVADVVPLATSRQIHLRVNDESSDFRRSYCVNGDALQLSRVLVNLLSNAVNHSRRGSSVQVVMGSKHGHYQVCIIDEGQGIPADELPHLFDRFYQGQSDRQAKGTGLGLYLSRQIVEAHGGKIWAESRANGAVFAFRLPACIHELPLAATSQSTT; translated from the coding sequence ATGCCCCGGTCTAGACCTTTTTCACATTTTGAACAATTCATCCAAGCCCGTCATCGTATTCACTGGCTCATCAGCATCATTTTTGTCTTGGTGATCTTGTTGGAGTACAGTACTCCGCCTCCCTACGTGTTTGGATATCTCTATGTCGGGGCGGTTTTGATTGCCAGCACTCGCCTCAGTCGTCGAGCAACTATTTGGGTGACAGCCATCGCGATCGCTCTTACTTTATTGAATCTTTTGATTCCAGGGGTCGTTATAGTAGCGCCAGACACCGTCGCTAACCGGGTGATTACGGTGCTGGCGCTAGGCGTCACAGGTTGGCTGGGCGATCGCCTTCAGGCCTATGAGCAGGCTATTACTCGGCAACGCTTACAACTCCAGGCCCAGGAGCAACTTGCCCAGATGCGGGAAGATTTTGTCTCGACGTTAACCCATGATCTCAAGACCCCCATGCTGGGTGCGTTGGAGACGTTACAGGCTTTGCGAAGCGAAAATTTTGGTGCGGTTTCGCTAGCCCAGCGCCGAGTCTTTGATGTTATGACCCGAAGTCATCAAAAGACCCTCCAACTGGTTGAAACCTTGATGGACGTTTACCGCAACGATTCTGAAGGGCTGAAGCTGCACCGCCAACAGCTCGATCTGCTCACCCTGGCAGAGGAAGCCGTTGCCGATGTGGTTCCTCTAGCAACGTCGCGCCAGATTCATCTGCGCGTGAACGATGAAAGCTCTGATTTTCGCCGCTCTTACTGCGTTAATGGAGACGCTTTGCAACTGTCGCGGGTGTTGGTTAATCTCCTGTCCAATGCTGTCAATCATTCTCGACGAGGTAGTTCTGTTCAGGTGGTCATGGGATCTAAGCACGGTCATTATCAGGTCTGTATCATCGACGAGGGGCAGGGTATTCCCGCCGATGAACTGCCGCATTTGTTCGATCGCTTCTACCAGGGACAGAGCGATCGCCAAGCTAAAGGAACAGGGCTGGGGCTCTATCTAAGCCGTCAAATTGTGGAAGCCCACGGCGGTAAAATTTGGGCAGAGTCCCGAGCGAATGGTGCGGTCTTTGCATTTCGACTGCCCGCCTGTATCCATGAGTTGCCCTTAGCTGCTACAAGCCAATCGACTACATGA